The region GACACCGGCACGTCGCTCTGGAGCGCGAGCAGGTCGCGCTCCCCGTCGGCGTAGATGCGGACCGGCGGGCGGACCGACCGGTCGCCGTCGCCGTACACCGCGATCCGGGGGATCCCGTCGCAGTGGACGCTCGCGTAGTACTCCATGTCGAACGCCTCGACCAGATGGTCGGTCGCTATCTTCCCCACCAGCCCGACGCCGGGCATCCCCTCGACCAGCCACGGTTCGTCCAGGTCGACGCCGTCCCCGCGGAGTTTCACGTGCGCCATGTCCCGATAATCCCGTGGCGAGGGCTTAACCGTGGGGGTGAGTGAACTGGCTGGCACGGTCGTCACCCCCTCCATCGGCGACCCGCCGTCGCTCCGAAACCCACAAGCGACCGCCGGGCGAACGGCGGGGTAATGGACACGCTGGAACGGTACCGCCCCCTCGTCGACGACTTCGACGCCTTCCTCGACGCCTGCCGGCGGCCGCTCCCCTCGGCCGTCCGGGTCAACACGATCAAGGCGTCCGTCGAGCGGGCGACCGCCGCACTCGACGCCGAAGGCGTCGGCTGGGAGCGGGCGGCCTGGAACGACCGCGTCATGACGGTGGACACGGACCGCCCGGGCAACACGTGGCCGTACTACCACGGCTGGCTCCACGGGCAGGAGGAAGTGTCGGCGCTGCCCGCGAGCGCGCTCGACCCGGACCCTGGCGAGCGCGTCTGGGACGCCTGCGCCGCGCCGGGGAGCAAGACCACCCACCTCGCCGCGCTGATGGACGACCGCGGCCTGCTGGTCGCCAACGACAGCAACCTCGGCCGCCTCTCGGCGCTGCGCTCGAACGCCGAGCGCCTCGGCGTCACGAACGTCGCCGTGACGAACCAGGACGCCCGCAACTTCTCGCTGAAGCCGTTCGGCGGCGAGGAGTTCGACCGTGCGCTCGTCGACGCACCCTGCTCCTGCGAGGGGACGATCCGCAAGAACCCCGACGCCCTCGACGGCTGGTCGCTGGACCACGTCCGCGGGGTCGCCGGCGTCCAGAAGGGGATCCTCCGCCGCGCCGTGCAGGCGACCCGCGAGGGCGGCACCGTCGTCTACTCCACCTGCACGTTCGCCCCCGAGGAGAACGAGGCGGTCCTCGACCACGTGCTCCGCGAGGCGGACTGCCGGATCGTCGACCACGGTCTCCCGGTCGACTGCGCCCCCGGCGTCACGGAGTGGGAGGGCGAGTCGTACGACCCGAGCGTCCGCAAGGCCGCCCGGATCTACCCGCACTTTCAGGACACCGGCGGCTTCTTCGTGGCGAAACTGGAGGTGGGCGCATGAGCGGCGACGCCCCCACCAACGTCGGCCAGCGGTTCGACCGCCTCTCGGCGACCCCCGACGACCGCGAGGTGGAGGGGCGCGCCTCGCGCCGCGAGATCCTCGACTGGTGGGACGAGCGCTTCGGCGTCCCGCCCGAGACGTTCGACGACCACACGCTCTGGGAGAAGGGCGCGGGGAAGATCTGGATATTCGCCGGCGACACCCCCTCGCCGGTCGAAATCGAGGGCCTCGGCATGACGTTCATGCGCACCCGGCAGGAGCACTGGAAGCCCACGACCGAGGCCGTCCAGCGCTTCGGCGACCGCGCCGAGCGCAACGTGATCAGCCTCTCCCGCGAGGCGGCCGAGCGGTTCGTCGCCGGCGAGGACCAGGCACTCGACTGGGACGGCGACTGGGGCTACCTGATCGCGGCCCACGAACTCGCGGGCGCGGACGCGCCGCTCGGCGTCGGCCTGTACGTCCACGGCGAACTCCGGTCGCGCGTGCCCAAGGGACGGCGGCGGGAGTTCTGACCGCCACCGGTCGCGTTCGGACGGCCGTGGGGCCGGATGCACGCCCCGGGCGAGCACGGACGGGTTTCGACACGCATATCCGGCGTTTCCGACAACTATCGCACATGTCCCCGGATACGAGCATCACCGTCGGGAACCGGGAGATCGACCCCGTTCGCGGCGGGCTACTGGTCATGCTGGTCAGCGTCGCGGTCATCGGGTACGGCGGCTTCGACTACTACCAGCAGCAACAGGCGGTCGCGGACGCGGAGCCGGTGAACGCGACGATCCTGGAGACGGGCGTCGACTCCGACAGCTCCGGGTCGAGCACGGACGTCGACTACTACCCCACCGTCCGGTTCGAGTACACGTACGACGGCGAACGGTACACGTCGACCGACGTGTACCCGGCGTCGGTACGGCAGTCGTACGACACCGAATCCGCCGCGCGCGATGTCGTCGACGAGTACGAGGTCGACAGCACGGTCACGGCGTACACGGTCCCGTCGTCGCCCGGCGACGGCTTCCTCCGGAAACAGCAGTCCGACGGGCCGTTCACGGCGATGGGCATCGGTGGCGTGATGCTGCTGCTCGGCGGCTACTCGGTGCTGCGTGGCTACCGGTCGTAGCGACGGGCTACCCCTCCCGTTCGCGGACAGTCCCGCCGCCCAGTCCCTCCCACTCGACGCGGTAGCCCAGTCGCGATAGCGTCGCGCTCGCGTCGTCGATCCCGTACCCATCGAGCACGGCCTCGGCCTCGGAGAGCGACATCTCCGCCTCGATCTCGTCGGCAAGCGCGTCCAGTACGTCGGGCCGCACCAGCGTCCGGCCGACCAGTTCGTGCTCCGGGAACGCCTTCGCCTCGACGGCGGCCTCGCTGACTCCATGACGCTCAGCGAGTTTGGCCAGCGTCACGGCGTCGTCCTCGGGCGCGAGTTCGCCGGGGAGCGCGGCGGCGCTTTCGGCGACCAGGTCGTCCTCGTAGCGCCGGAGCGCGTCGCGCACGTCCTTGATCCGGACGCTCCCGGAGTAGGGGATGGCGCGGTGGTCGCGGGCGACGATCTCCTCGCCGACGCCGAGGCTCTCGTCGACGGCGACGAGCAGCTCCACGTCCTCGACGGCGTCGAGTTGCGAGAGCTTCTTCTCGACGTACTCCGGTGTCCAGAACCCCATGATCTCGAAGAAGACGCGGAAGTCCGCGTGCTCGTACTCGAACGCGAAGTCGGGGATCATCACCCGCGACCCGGCGGCGAGCGGTTCGGGTTCGCGGACCAGATTCCAGTCCAGGCCGAGCGACTCGAACCGTGCCGCGAAGTCGGCCTCGACGCCGCTGTCGTAGCTCACCTCCGCGACCGGTTCGGCGTCGGGCACCCTGACGGGGTCGTCGTCGGAGAGGCGCAGTTCGCGCTCCGTACCGCGGTCGTCGATGGTCGCCGTGAGCCGCCACTCCGACGCTTTCGCCAGCGTCCGCAGGAGCCGGGCGAACCGCGTCCCGTAGCGCCGCGTCGCGCGGAACAGCCGCGTCGGTCCCGTCACGACCACCTCGCGCTCGCCGCCGTCGAGCCGCAGGATCTCGTACATCAGCCGGAGGCGCTTGACCGCCGAGACGAGCGCCTTCGGGTCCGACGAGCGCGCGCGGATCTCCGTCGCGTCGAACAGCGCGGTCTGGGCCAGCGAGAGGTTGTACTGCGCGACCAGCTCGTCGGGCGACCAGCGCGCGTCGAAGGCGGCGAGCACCTGCCGGTCCTCCCGGTCGGCGTACAGCGCCGTCTCGACGGTGCCGGGGTCGGTCCCGAGCGCGTCGGCCGCCCGCGAGAGCGCCGTCTCGCGCTCGGCGTTGGTCACGACGCCGACCGCCTCGCCCGCGGCGAACGCCTCCTTCCGCGCCCGCTCCGGGTCGACGCCGGCGCGGGTCTCGAACCGGGCCTCCCGTTCCAGCAGGTGCGCGAACCCGCGAACGAGCTTGAAGTCGTCGCCCTCGCGCTCCAGCGCCTCCAGCGCGTCGTCCAGGTCGCCGCGTTCCTCGCCGACGTGGCCCTGGAACGTCCCGAGGGCCTTCGCCGCCAGCGGCCGGTGTTCGCGCCCGGCGAACTGCGGGTGGTAGCCGCCGCCGGCCCGCGAGACGCGCAGGAGGTCCTTCGTCAGCATCTCCCCGGGAGTCGCCGTTCCAGCGACAAAAGCGGTCGGGGGATGTCACAAGACATACGTCCCCCTGCCCCGACCTGCCGGATATGCAACGGCGGACGCTCCTCCGGACGCTCGCCGCGCTCGGTCTCGCCGGTCTCGCCGGCTGCGGGCGCAACGAGGAGGGGTGGGACCGTCGGCAGGGACCGCCCGAGTCCGGCGACTACCCCACGGTGACGACCTCCAGGGACCTCGACCTCGGCGACATCGGCCTCACCACGACGCCCAACCCCGGGAAGGGGTTTGCCTTCCGCGGGACGGAGTACGGCGAGACCGAGGACGGGTACATGACGGTCACGACGACCGTCGAGAACGTCACGAACGAGCCCCAGTCGGCGGTGCTGGTGTACGAGATCACCGTCGACGGCACCATCTACGCCGAACGCCGAACCGTCCGCCTCGACCCCGCCGAGCAGGTGACATACGACCTGGTGTTCGACCTCACCCGGACGGAGTACTCGGAGGCGGACAGCCGGAGCATCAGCCCGCGCTGGGA is a window of Halostella salina DNA encoding:
- a CDS encoding DUF7122 family protein; the protein is MSGDAPTNVGQRFDRLSATPDDREVEGRASRREILDWWDERFGVPPETFDDHTLWEKGAGKIWIFAGDTPSPVEIEGLGMTFMRTRQEHWKPTTEAVQRFGDRAERNVISLSREAAERFVAGEDQALDWDGDWGYLIAAHELAGADAPLGVGLYVHGELRSRVPKGRRREF
- a CDS encoding RsmB/NOP family class I SAM-dependent RNA methyltransferase, translated to MDTLERYRPLVDDFDAFLDACRRPLPSAVRVNTIKASVERATAALDAEGVGWERAAWNDRVMTVDTDRPGNTWPYYHGWLHGQEEVSALPASALDPDPGERVWDACAAPGSKTTHLAALMDDRGLLVANDSNLGRLSALRSNAERLGVTNVAVTNQDARNFSLKPFGGEEFDRALVDAPCSCEGTIRKNPDALDGWSLDHVRGVAGVQKGILRRAVQATREGGTVVYSTCTFAPEENEAVLDHVLREADCRIVDHGLPVDCAPGVTEWEGESYDPSVRKAARIYPHFQDTGGFFVAKLEVGA
- a CDS encoding DUF790 family protein — its product is MLTKDLLRVSRAGGGYHPQFAGREHRPLAAKALGTFQGHVGEERGDLDDALEALEREGDDFKLVRGFAHLLEREARFETRAGVDPERARKEAFAAGEAVGVVTNAERETALSRAADALGTDPGTVETALYADREDRQVLAAFDARWSPDELVAQYNLSLAQTALFDATEIRARSSDPKALVSAVKRLRLMYEILRLDGGEREVVVTGPTRLFRATRRYGTRFARLLRTLAKASEWRLTATIDDRGTERELRLSDDDPVRVPDAEPVAEVSYDSGVEADFAARFESLGLDWNLVREPEPLAAGSRVMIPDFAFEYEHADFRVFFEIMGFWTPEYVEKKLSQLDAVEDVELLVAVDESLGVGEEIVARDHRAIPYSGSVRIKDVRDALRRYEDDLVAESAAALPGELAPEDDAVTLAKLAERHGVSEAAVEAKAFPEHELVGRTLVRPDVLDALADEIEAEMSLSEAEAVLDGYGIDDASATLSRLGYRVEWEGLGGGTVREREG
- a CDS encoding DUF3592 domain-containing protein, with product MSPDTSITVGNREIDPVRGGLLVMLVSVAVIGYGGFDYYQQQQAVADAEPVNATILETGVDSDSSGSSTDVDYYPTVRFEYTYDGERYTSTDVYPASVRQSYDTESAARDVVDEYEVDSTVTAYTVPSSPGDGFLRKQQSDGPFTAMGIGGVMLLLGGYSVLRGYRS